One Primulina eburnea isolate SZY01 chromosome 4, ASM2296580v1, whole genome shotgun sequence genomic window, agtgatcgaaccgtggtgcttgtggtgctgtgcggtttaaaagatttgagttgcaccattaccactagttatagctattggtaaagcggtaagcactcgatcctacaattggtatcagagccaaggtcacgggttcgattcccattgattgcaaggagtgcaattattgggagggagattgttgggtgtccctgcttggtagagtgatcgaatcgtggtgcttgtggtgttgtgcggtttaaaagatttgagttgcaccattaccactagttatagctattggtaaagcggtaagcactcgatcctacatttatattaataaataaaattacttatttaaagtaaaataatttaatacttACATGTGTACATATGTGGGTTGTAcgcatgtttgtaaatttttaaaaatacatcaattgattaataTGTAACCttgtttttaaattgataatatacatgtgaaaagaatattatttatcattgtGTGGAtacaattttgtataaaaatatcataacttacatattaattgaaaatgctaaacagaatttaaaaaatcatggttTTTGCGAGattattcaattattaagaattaaacgGTATTTTTTTGGGTCATCTTTtgttattattgaatattacattaatttgtataaaccataaattaaaaatcacaaaataaattctagaattcaaaatttctatgatattaaaataaaaaattattaaatggacaatcagccaaaaaatgaaaaatttgaaaggAAATATGaaactatatatatagacacattttgaaaaatttgagagagtgaTAGAGATAGATGAGAAGATAAGAAACGATGTGATGTGAAGCGACAGAGGGAAAAATAAATAGCTTGTTTacgagttagaagttttaaaaatcaatcCAAATATTTGGGTTGAACCTAatacaatttttgacaatttatagTTATACTttaggctttaatgtttgtatattaatgaatttcatgaagttattaaaagtctgttgaaaatttgaatacctctagacttttatagagttttaaAGAGTCAAAAttgaataccacttgactttttaaaactctatgaaagtctattttgaatatcaCTAGACTTCAATAGAGTATACAAAAGTCTTAATTGAATAGatctaaacttttaaaatctacaaaatcCATTAAAAGTCAATAATTCTCCTATATTGAATACACCCCCCCTTAGTATGTGAGGACTAATCGTACACAAGAATATCGAAATATACATGTAATATGAGTTCAAAGATAAAATTTCATATAACATATCGCAATATGAATCAAGACATGAGACAAATAGAATTCGTAACAAAGTCTTATCATATCGTGTTCCGAAAATTTCCTTACCACTTTAATTTGTATCCTGACAATGCGTTTTCAAAACTTCATAGCATAATAGAGGAATCATGCGGAACGAAATATATACGAATCAAATGACGTGAAACGAGCAGTGTACGATTGAGTTTTCAAGAACAacattattttaaaacacacatatatatataagctcATAAAAAGAATATAAATACCAAAATTCACTTACTTGATTATTATCTTCCAAAATGAGGGAGATTTAACTAGAAAGTCGAACACAAAAGCTGCTGGATTGCCTCGAACTTGGTTGTTTGCAAAGTTTTGAGATGACATAAAGTCAAGATGCCACTGAAATATCATAATTCCCACAACATTTTTCGTTTGAAATATAACATACTTTGATGCTCGGAAATTGCAGGAATTTGGTGATGATTTGGTTGTTTTTCCCCCAACCTGTGGCCATTATTTATATGTGAAAATGATCAGCTCAATAAACAGTTGTTACCGTTCAATAATGGTTGTTAATGGATCTTAAATCAGCTTTTTACAACTCCTCCAAACAAGCTGTATGTGTcccatttaaattttcaaatttgaaGGTTGCATGCTTGTATTTTTTTTCTATTGTGAGACGGCTAAACAATCAGTCAAATGACATTTATTCTCCTTTTATTGTACTGTTACAATTTGATCAATTCAATTTGGAACAATGGTGATTAAATTGAGAAAATATATTCTATACGTTTCTTCAAAATGTATGAAATATTGCAAGAATGAATTGAATTCGATTTCCACATCCAGGGCATCAATATGGTTTTAAAAAATGTGGCGAAAAAAGCAAGCGAATTCGTATCAAATACACgagttatattatattatattattgtcTCAAATAAtagaataaaatatattttccctAAGAAAATGATTTCACTGTACATTACCTGATCGTGCCACTCTCTTTCTTCCATCTCTTCCCAGCTCTGAGGTATGCTTTGAAGACTCTCCGCCTTCGTCTTTTTCATCGCTTATGATCCAGTCTGACACATTTACACAATTACACACTAGTTTTTTCTGGTTTATTCCCAGTTATAAGTCGTTATTTACCTTTCAAGATTCGATCTTTGGCTGTAACTTGCCGTTTTTATGTTTGTTTTAtagcttcttctttttttttttatcaattttcTCTAGGGGAAAATCTTACTATTGCTTCTGTTGGTTTTCTGATGCAAGCGCAAGGATCTTCCTGATAGTTTGAACAAGTTTTTTTGCAGTTTGAGGTGGGAAAAATCTGGTTGTTCGATGAGAGGAAAAGATCAAGATTACATAAATCAAGGGCTGCCTAAATGATTGCTTCGGGTGCTTGTAACAACTTGAATTTCTTGATTTGGGGTGGGTTGGGATCTGTCAGAGTGTAGAGAAAAGATTGAACTTGTCGAGTAGGTATTTGGGAATTAGAGCTCCTTGGTGTTAATATGAGGGGCTTGGAAGAGAAGAATTAATCTATCGGGGGTATGAAACTTGGAATTTTTTTCCACTGATGTGTTTGTTATCAGTTTTTGTAGGTGGGAATTGTGGGAATTAAAATAATAAGATTTTCTTGAATTATCGTGTCATATATCGTCCATTGTTTTCTTAAAATAAGGATAAGTACCTGATGTGAAGGTATTTCATGTTTTTTACTGGTGTCCAGAAAGTAATCACTCGTCTCCAGGGTTAAGCTCGGCATTGGATTTATATTGGCGTTTTTATTCATTCAGGCATCATAAAAAAACTGCTTCATAGCTTAAAAAACCTCGTTCTTGTCCCAACTCCCGAGATGGATTCTGTAAGCTATGGTATTGAGGTGAAGGGCCTGCACGTTGCGCAGATTGATGATGCTCGTGTGAGGAGTGGAAATCGGTTAAAAAGATGGAGCACTGAACCTCGTTGTATTCCGGTTAGGAATAGAGCTGAGAGCATGGAATTTGTCGAACCTATTTTGCCTGACATCATGAGAAAATTAGATCTTAGTGACGAAAGTTCAGAAAATTTAGGATATTTTACGGATGATGGTACTACCAAATCCTTAATGTCTACTTCTACCAACACATTGACTTCGTTCGGGGGATTCGGGTCCAGATTCTCAACTTCTGCTACGAAAGTCGATAATCAAGACTTGGTACTTGCGAGTTTTATGAATGACAATGTGGGTGCTCGAAAAGATAGAAACACTTATCAATTTGATGTTAAAAACACCGTGTTGTGCTCTCTGGAGCATTCGGTGTCTGCGAAACGAGCTCGTACGTCAAATCCACTATCTCTGATTCCCGTTTGCCAAGTTCTTGATTGTAATAAGGATTTGAGTTCTTCAAAGGATTACCACAAAAGGCACAAAGTTTGTGATCTTCACTCGAAATCTTCTGTTGTTATTGTTGATGGTATCCAGCAGAGATTTTGTCAGCAATGCAGTAGGTGGAGactcttctctcttttgttaaGCTCAAACTTTGATGCTAAATACACCTTTTCTTTCTGACTGTGACAAGTTGATCCCAGATTTTTCTTGTAGAATCTGAAGTAACATTTGAATTTCAGGTTTCATTTGCTTCGAGAGTTTGATGAAGGTAAACGCAGTTGTCGCAAACGCCTCGCAGGACACAATGAACGTCGGCGGAAGCCTCAATTGGACTCTCACTTGGGTATGCTGCACGTTTATACTTTTCTATCTATTTCTTTCTACGTGCTAAACGTTCAAAAATCATCATGTAGTAATCCGTATATTTCAACAGGAAAGAAATAGGGGAGGTTAATATATGATCTAGAGGTTGATATGCATGAAAATAATCAAAGCCGTCCAGTATAATCAAAATTTTGTTTAACGAATCAATTTGTGACTGGTAGCTTTGCAAATAAAGGATACGAATAGACATTTGCTAAGGATAGGAAATTAAACAAGGACACATTAAAGGGATCGAGTAAGCATTTACTATTGATAGGAAATGATGCGAGTAGACCTGATCGTACAATATCTGTGCTCTTGTGACCACGGTTATGGCCCAGTGTCACTCTTTAAATACAGATTCTTATTCATTTTTGTGGTTATTGTGTTTTTTGGAAGTAGAAAAAGCAAAAATCGGAGTCTCAAAATTTCTAATCTTTCTATGTGGGGAGTGTTGGTCTGAGTTGTTTGTTATGCAGGTTCCTCGTATCTTGCAACGGATTTATCGAGAAAACCATTTCTTTTTCCAAATTTCCTTCAAGTTGGTTTCTTTGGTAGTGACCCTGTGAACAACAAATTTGGTCTTCCACTTGCAAACTCTCTTCTCCATAAAAATGTGCCATTCTCAGTTCAAGAAGTATCTGCGGAGTCAAACTCCAGCAATGCTCTCTCTCTTCTGTCATCTCAATCACAGAACTTATCGAGCAATTCAGCAGACGTATCCGTGAATCATCCTCGGATTTTCCTAGATAATCAACATTCATCCCTTCATATTAACAAGGATTCGGCTGAATCCTTCAGCAATAGCACATCAAAGAGTTTTACATCCAATGTTTTCAAGTCATCTAATGGAGTTGACCAAGAAATTTTCCCTGGAGTTCTGGATGCCCGTGTCTCTATTGGTTTAGATATTCGACAAGATATACTTATGCAAGAATCAAAAGCTCCTGAAGGTGCAAACACTGTTGATTTACTTCAATTGTCATTTCATCTGCAAAGAGTAGAACATCAGAGATATTCCACCCAAGTGAATCTCGAAAACGGTCACTTCCGCCACACCGCGACCACTTGAACAGGAACAATACAGCAATCCGCCGGAATCAAGCGGCTATTCTTCTGACATTCGAAAGTCAGGTGTCATTGAATTTTATTAACATCATAAATTCTTCAGCATCTTTTGTGTTATGATCCTattcatgtttgtacattattattattattttccttGATTTGGCATGTTCCCTAAGAGAGACAATCTCTTTGAACTAACTTCAAGTGGGATCATTAAAGAATTTATTAAAGTGTGGGATAATATTCTTTGATGaagttgtgttatttttattcttGAGTGTGACTTTATTCGTCATAAAGTTTAAGGTGTGCACTATCTTGAATATTAAAAGTTATCTTTGATGAATGAGTTTAGTTGTGTAGTTGTATGAAGTTGGCACATGATTTGACCTGTTTGGTAAGCTACTGGAGCATGCCTTATGTGTTGATTATTTTTCTTCAATAATAAATTCATTATGTTTGGTAAATGAGAGTTAGATTAGAGTGGTCCAGCTTGGATATAGAAATGATCATAAaaagtattttatttttatttttatttttactaaCATATGAGTCATTTTTGTATTTCGGCTAAAAATTAATATCACGCTTGTATTAGGCAATGAATGACATCATGTGTTTATCAATTATATTTTACGGGTTTGAATGCCACTTTTCAAGGGATTTATTCCAGCAAGATATGCAAAAACTGGCAAAATCCTAGATGAAATTATTTCTTGGTAGAGACAGAAAATAATTATTCCCAGCAAGATATGCAAAAACGGGCCACTTCCAGTCTGGTTTTTCGAATTCATAATTGGTTCGATCATATCCTTAGAGAAAATGGGAAATAGTCTGGTACTGTTCAAAATCATACTCTATTGGTTTTTCACAATTTTATTTGTTACGTTCACTTGATTTTTTTGTAAGGGTGTCAATTTGGGTGGGTTCGGGTTGGGTAGATACATGATAGTATTTAAAAACTAATCGACCCAAACCTAAACTAACCCGAATGTGAACACGAATAACTCGACTCAacttgatcaatctgaatcaacctgattttgattttttattttaataataataattaaaaaaattaaaaaaattaattctaacacataataacaaaatctcctttatatatgatttaaatttaaaactcTAATCgtaaaaaattaaaagtatatttactaaatcagttgtttaaaaaaataaaaaaatgtataaaataaatattacatgatgaaaatttattatttaaatatacaatatttttttcaaacatacaatgtataaaaatatagataatatttattaattatatattttgaaaaaaaattacaatttttgtGTCAACCTGGTTGAACCGAAACCAGTTACTTTTTCGGATCAGATATCGTGAACACATACTTGATTTTTTCGAGCCGAACAGGATCAGATTGGTAAGTCGATTCCTATTTGACACACCTAATTTTTTGTCATGTTGTTTgtttaatgaaaaaaaaatgacaTGCAAAACCCTACAGTAAATTACTTAGAGCATCTCCAATCATGTGTTATGATTGTTGCTCCAATCCAGCTTTAAATCCAGCACTATTTTTAAAGCTTGATTGGAGCAACACTAGAACTGATCCACATGTGAggtagtttttttaaaaaatatttttgtttaatttttttttatattttaattaaataatatttttattttaaaatttttaaataaatactaaattaattttcttgaaaatttttaaatattgattatcaaaattttaatactttgaattgaaattatttaaatataaaaacatataaatttaacaaaaactcaaattaaaatattagtGCATTAAAAAAAGTGAAAATCACGGGCGACAAACAAcaaatacaagatttaaaaaatttatcggtcataaaaaaaatagaaatactCACTATGAACTACGAAATGCATTAATTGAGCATTTCTGATAATAATATAGTCATTGAAATATTTAATATTgtgtttatattatattattcatttaATATCAACGCTCTCTAAAAGTCCCTCTATCAGAATTTAAAATGGCATAATTTCCCTGTTTCTTATCAATCTATTGAACCTTGGTTGAATGTGGGGATTCAATTTGTACATTATGTCTTGTGCACTATTGTTCAGAAGGCAAATATATTAGGTCTACAAGTATCAAACATAATATGTATTTCCTCAAATTTACAGTTCATCAAAGGTGAAGTCTATAAGACATTATTTGGCGGGCAGGATGATATTCTATCATCCTGGTATCATCTCGTGTTTAGCTCAAATTTAGCAATAATTGAAGTAAAAAAAATAGTTATATTATCCTATTATCATCTCATCATTCATCATCAAAATCTCACGAGTAAACCGTACCTAAcaatatcaaggcttgcttgATTGCCAAAAAGAAACTAACAAAACAATACAAAGACAACCATCTTTCTTGGACTTCTTAGCTAGACATTATCATGGTTGGTTCTTTCTCAAGTTTCTTCGTCAAGACATCCGGAATGGATCCAATGATTCAATAAATCAAGTAGAGGCGTGGTATCTGATGCGGCGAAAAATTTGTAACTTTAGCATCTATCTCATGGTAAATGAAATGAGTGAACGACACTGAAGTTGATTTTGAAGAGTTTCTCATCCCGCTTTAGGTCTGCCTCAAAAGACACATACAATTGGGGGCGTGAAGGTTTAAAGAGACCAAACAAATGATTTCATGGAAATTTTCTTCTATGCAGCATTGCATCACAGAGCTTGACAGCATCACAATTATATCCAACATTGTGTACTCTCACAATATTTGCACCTCTTAGAATCCCCACGGTGATGGCCGCAACAGTAGCTGAATCTCTTTGTGCTGCTTCGGGTCGAGAACATATTTCACCTAAGAATCTCTTCCTCGAAGGCCCTATCAACATAGGAGCACGAGACAACGCCAAGCTCCGCCGAGCAATCTCAGACCGAATAGTTGGCAATCCGTTAAGAATATCAATATTTTGTCCTGTGTCTTTTGAGAATCCGATCCCAGGATCTATAATCATTCTCCAAGCTGGGATACCAGATAACTCGGCATCTCTAGCATGTGTGTACAACTCAGATGCAACTTCCGCACAAACGTTGTCATATTTCAAGTTCTCCTGATTCTGCATGGTAGATGGATCGCCTCTCATGTGCATTAAAATATACGGGACTTTGAGCGCCGCAACAACGTTATGCATATTCGAGTCTAAATTTCCCCCTGATACATCATTAATAAGGTGAGCCCCCATGCTCACGGATTCTGCAGCAACCTGTGAATAAAACGTGTCGACAGAAATGAGCTTTCCTTCCATTTCCGGCAAGTTCTTGATGATTTCCAAGAAAGGCATCAGTCTATCGAGTTCTTGTTCGGGGGATAGCTTAGTTGCCATTGGTCGTGTTGATTGTGCACCTATATCAATGATATCCGCCCCTTCTGACAGCATTAAACGAACGTGAGAAACGAGCGATGTTTCTGATAAAAACCTCCCCCCGTCACTAAAACTATCGGGAGTCACATTAAGAATACCCATGACAGAGGTTCTTGATGACCAGTTCCACAACTTACTTGCGATAGGTAACACCCTTTTCATCCCATCTTTTCCGATGAGCAATTCACCACCTAGTTTCTCCCACTCACCAAATAGTCCATCAGGACTTCCAGAAAACGAATCCCACGATTTAATTGTATCATTATCTATGTCGGATCCCAAAAGATCAATTAAGGGACCCATCACAAAAGGTCGCTCCCAAATTCTTTCGTGGGGAATAACAAGAGTATCAGTGTTTACCCTTTGGCTACCATAAAATAAGATATCTAAGTCAATTGGTCGTGGACCGTACCTAATTCCATTAACACGGCCCATGTCTCGTTCGATTTCCTTCAGAATTCCTAAGAGTTTATGTGGCTCAAGTTTCGTCATTCCTCTAATAGCAGAATTGAGAAAGTGAGGTTGATCAGTCACATAAGCAGGTTCGGTCTCGTATAAGCAACCATGTCTTGTGATATGTATACCAGATTTCTTCATTCGTTGCAAAGCTTCATCAAAATTATGAAGTCTATCACCCACATTACTTCCCAAAGCTATTACAACTTCCTGTTCTTCGGAGTGAACTTCCACCGAATTATCATGAAAGAAACAAGAAAGACGCAAGCTAGTTGCTGCAAAGGAGACCGGAAGTTATCAACAAACCAAACTATCTATACAAACAAGATTAATTGACCAATCCGAATAACAAGCCCAGCTCAAAATTGCAGACTGGTGAATTACAAATATCACTCATGTTGAAGCAACACAAACTTGATTATGCAAACGACATAAAAACAAACACGAGAGAAACACAACATTGGTTGAATTCACCACACTTAATTATTTAAGGAAAAATGCCTTCAAAAAGTTTAAAGACACCACCTTTAGATGTCTTCTTAGCAGCTCTGACTCCACAGTCAGCCAACATCAACTTCTTGAAAAAATTCATTTCAAGAAGCACCGAATCCCTGCAAATAATTCAACAATTCAGCAGCTCCATCATAAATTTTGTATTATTCAAATTGAAATATGCAGGCAAAcgaaatcaaaaaaaaaaaagaatgccAGTACTTGAATCTTTCTATAAATTCAAAAAAGAATAACGAACAACCCATAAATTTACCACATTCATGCCACTAATTAATGCAACGGGTCAAAAAACTAGAGGCTTACCGGACCAAGGAGGGGAATTAACGTCTGTATATCTTTTCTTTGTTATGGATTAAATCTCCAATGTCGGAAAATTTGAAGCCAAAAATCAAACGAAATTGGCAGTTGGGGCGTGGAGTCGAATGGACGAGGAGGGTACAAATTGAGATGAGGGGTGTGGATATAATCAACGGTCAGGATATGCTCTTTTATGTTTTAGAAAAATGATTATAGTTAAATAtagagaaaaatttattttgatacATAAATTGGTAAATTGATAGACGAATTAGTGTAAATGAATTAATTGgtatataaattatttataaattgaAAAATCCGTACATGACCAAATTAAGAGCTTTAAATCTAGTTATCATTAATAATTTCAATCAAGTATaaactttaattttcaaaattatttaatttatttattgattaattttttaaaaaatatttatataaaattatattataattcaaatgttttcaaactattgaaataaaaataatcatcattttagtttttcaaaaattattattgattcgTTGAAATTCTGAAAAATACTCAACTTGGAATTGACATTTCCCGAATTTCATGAGATGTAATTAACCTAGTGGACTGCGATTAGGGGTGGGCGACTGTCGGTTTGGTCCGATTTTACTCTACAACGGTTCGATTTTTCGTTTTTCGGTTTTGAGCATTTCTAGTCCAAAATTaaaccattttattacggttcggtttgatttttttgtaataCGGTTCGGTGTATACGGTCGGTTATATATGGTTAGCTGAAATTTgttaagaaataaaattatatgtcaCTTTATGCCTTTAAATTCTAAATCATAGTATTTTTTAAACATGTCATACGAATATAATAACAATACATAACTAATTAACCATGTAAACACGAACAATACATGAATCCAACGGAATATTCAGTGATAGGAATGATAACAAGGTGTCAACCAGCTCGAATGGAACACCAATCATCTTATGAAAAAGTTAAAGAAATATATaccagaaaagaaaagaaaacatcGCTGGTGAGTGGTGAGAAAGAAGAGAAAACGATCGGATTGAAAATTGAGGGTTAATGATCTAATTTCCTAAATTTTAATATGCTCATTATACATAAAAAGTTTTATATTTAACAATAATATGacccattatacataaaaatcatatacttAACAATAATATGGTCGATTCGATTATTCAGTTTTTTTGGGGATTAAAAccaaaaaccgaaccgaaaaatcgaatttcataaattttaaatcataacTGACCGAAAAACCGATAAAATCGAACCATTTAAACTAAattattcggttcggtcggttttttCGTTTTTTCGGGTTTTATGCCCACCCCTAAGTGCGatctttattttgaaaaaacctATAAGAAtagataaaatatcatgaaaatgatctttaaaaaatgaaatttttatttgttttaagtTCAGCTTTATTTTCACATACAAAAAAGTAGCctacaaaaaaaaacaaaaaaaaaaaacaaaacaactaTATTTGCAGACGCAAACTACTGGTTAATTGTATAGTACCCAagtgaaaaatataaaaaatacaagatcttaaaaaatattaataggtTAATATATTctctattttttattataaaaatcgAGCACATTTAACcattgtattaaaaaaaaaactcgagCATATTTACTTAATTTGTAAGGAATTGTAtgcttgatttttttaaaatacaattaattttatatatggggtttttcatatttttaaaaacttttatgacaaaaacttgtatgggATGATCTCACAAGTCGTATTTTGTTAGGCAGAACTCCCATTTTGGTCATCcacgaaaaagtattactttatatgcttagagtattacttttgattgtgaatatcggtagggttgacccgtctcacagataaaaattcataagatcgtctcacaaaagacctattcTATTTTTTATAGGAGGTGGTTGTGTAATTTGGATCTATTATCTAATATctatataaaatcatgaataaaattcTGAATTATGTGTACTTTTgggttttttatatttttttaattcttgATATTACCTATTATTGATTGGTCTTCAGTCTTTTGGTGTTACACAGATAATTTCAAACCAAACTCATCGTTCCAGTAATAAGGATATGttcatattttttcataatatttattgttttgatttaatgttatatagtatttttaatttgaattaGTGTTATATTGTATTTATTGTAATGCTCATATATTTTTCTTTGGATGCATACGATGAAATAATCGAATGCTAGCAAATCAAACGATTAGATGAGAGTCGGAGAGTCATTatattcaaataaattataGGACGTGAAATTGTGTGTGAACGTAAGTGTTTCTTATACTATACATATGAAATGGTTTACTAAACATTAaagttaaataataattatacaaaCTTAATAATTATATCAACCTAATATTACTCAGTTTGATTAgctaaaaataaacattttctaATCCATGAACAATGTAACATGCAATTTTTCCACCAAAGCAAATTTTGTgtcaatataattatttttcctTCCCCTCAATTAATCATGCATGAATACATATATCATTATATCATTTATAAATCctcttaaatattttttttctaattactaacactaaatataattacttaatttatattatatatatatattattaattaattactagCACTAAAAATAAttacttaatttatattattcaaatttatttatatatattattaattaattttagtgatcattattattatcttgatattttatttttatttaaaaaaagctTATATTCTACAAAAAATATACACACTTGCATTACAaaccaaataaatattttttaaatacatCAAATTTgaaaagagaaaaagaaaaaattatcaattaaaaaattagaaataattagaaattaaatgttcaaaatattaatataataaagtttttcattcataattaaataattttttgaaagTATTGTATTTATTCATTGGTTTTGAGCTCTCCAacttttggcaaaaacttgtgtgagacggtctcacggatcatattttgtgagacggatctttatttggataatacatgaaaaagtattgctttttatgctaagagtattactttttatggtgaatatgggtagggttgacccgtctcacagattgagatccgtgagacggtctcacatgagacctactcccaacttttttttttatcaattatGTTTGATTCAAATATGAttgattatatgttttttttttattttaaaaatttcacaAGTAGAAGCTACTCTACATGCAGATTTGCTTGCGATAGTTACCGTCGTTCTTATCATTCAAGTCCCTTGGAGGacagagtgggtctcatgtgagaccgtcttacggatcttaatctgtgagacgggtcaaccctacccatattcaccataaaaaataatactcttagcataaaaagtaatactttttcatggatagcCCAAATAacagatccgtctcacgaatacgacccgtgagaccgtctcacacaagtttttgtttggAGGACAATGTGATGATTGAAGTGAGGAAAATATACGATTTTAGAATTAGATGATAACACATTTATTGACGATTTTTTTGTAAATGAATGCatgtatttaataaattaattcaaattcaAATCTGCAAATTTTCATTCAAGAATTATTCACTTTGTTTCAATCTcattgaaacgtccactacttttTAACTTTGAAATCctactaatttttatttttttaacataaaattcgaaattcatatttaaaatactcaaaatttccaaaatccaaaaattaatttaacatttaaaagtttaaagtgCATAATATCTCTAACTCATCAATTAACAAAAATCACACGTCAAACATTAACATGATCAAcactaacttcaaaataaagtataaaaatctctaat contains:
- the LOC140830581 gene encoding squamosa promoter-binding-like protein 6 — its product is MDSVSYGIEVKGLHVAQIDDARVRSGNRLKRWSTEPRCIPVRNRAESMEFVEPILPDIMRKLDLSDESSENLGYFTDDGTTKSLMSTSTNTLTSFGGFGSRFSTSATKVDNQDLVLASFMNDNVGARKDRNTYQFDVKNTVLCSLEHSVSAKRARTSNPLSLIPVCQVLDCNKDLSSSKDYHKRHKVCDLHSKSSVVIVDGIQQRFCQQCSRFHLLREFDEGKRSCRKRLAGHNERRRKPQLDSHLGSSYLATDLSRKPFLFPNFLQVGFFGSDPVNNKFGLPLANSLLHKNVPFSVQEVSAESNSSNALSLLSSQSQNLSSNSADVSVNHPRIFLDNQHSSLHINKDSAESFSNSTSKSFTSNVFKSSNGVDQEIFPGVLDARVSIGLDIRQDILMQESKAPEGANTVDLLQLSFHLQRVEHQRYSTQVNLENGHFRHTATT
- the LOC140830582 gene encoding folate synthesis bifunctional protein, mitochondrial-like, producing MNFFKKLMLADCGVRAAKKTSKATSLRLSCFFHDNSVEVHSEEQEVVIALGSNVGDRLHNFDEALQRMKKSGIHITRHGCLYETEPAYVTDQPHFLNSAIRGMTKLEPHKLLGILKEIERDMGRVNGIRYGPRPIDLDILFYGSQRVNTDTLVIPHERIWERPFVMGPLIDLLGSDIDNDTIKSWDSFSGSPDGLFGEWEKLGGELLIGKDGMKRVLPIASKLWNWSSRTSVMGILNVTPDSFSDGGRFLSETSLVSHVRLMLSEGADIIDIGAQSTRPMATKLSPEQELDRLMPFLEIIKNLPEMEGKLISVDTFYSQVAAESVSMGAHLINDVSGGNLDSNMHNVVAALKVPYILMHMRGDPSTMQNQENLKYDNVCAEVASELYTHARDAELSGIPAWRMIIDPGIGFSKDTGQNIDILNGLPTIRSEIARRSLALSRAPMLIGPSRKRFLGEICSRPEAAQRDSATVAAITVGILRGANIVRVHNVGYNCDAVKLCDAMLHRRKFP